The following coding sequences are from one Lolium rigidum isolate FL_2022 chromosome 6, APGP_CSIRO_Lrig_0.1, whole genome shotgun sequence window:
- the LOC124661059 gene encoding uncharacterized protein LOC124661059: MEVATATEASAPAGSGRASWQSHPFPWLDLAISEPYYFLHLLAFFSYFAARSTAPSAEDDGELHARLIRREIQAVLVFLVLFTVKIVKEENWETFIADSLLYAKGLLLAVTFVIDYKLSICYLLAFVVIYAVAQQPPYDGLGHSNHLTPLQLETMLTEDPKTRFCLVEFRTSFLANCIQASSVLPELSNIYSNKNISFGIIDLGHFPNAAPRFGISMLDHLPTYILFDKATEVARFPEIGNATKVFVPKVTKKLLCQHFDLDRRLIEYLST, from the exons ATGGAGGTTGCGACGGCGACGGAGGCGTCGGCGCCGGCGGGGAGCGGCCGCGCGAGCTGGCAGAGCCACCCGTTCCCGTGGCTCGACCTGGCCATCTCGGAGCCCTACtacttcctccacctcctcgccttCTTCTCCTACTTCGCGGCCCGCTCCACTGCGCCCTCGGCCGAGGACGACGGCGAGCTCCACGCCCGCCTCATCCGACGG GAGATCCAGGCGGTGCTCGTGTTCCTGGTGCTCTTCACGGTGAAG ATTGTGAAAGAGGAAAACTGGGAAACTTTCATTGCTGATTCATTGCTGTATGCAAAG GGCCTATTGTTGGCAGTTACTTTTGTTATTGATTACAAGTTGTCCATCTGCTACTTACTGGCATTTGTCG TTATATATGCTGTAGCTCAACAACCGCCTTATGATGGTTTAG GTCATTCAAATCATCTGACCCCGTTGCAACTGGAAACCATGCTAACTGAAGATCCAAAAACACGGTTTTGTCTG GTTGAGTTCCGGACTTCCTTTTTAGCGAACTGTATACAAGCAAGCAGCGTTCTGCCTGAACTCTCTAACAT ATACTCGAACAAGAACATTTCTTTTGGAATAATTGATCTCGGGCATTTCCCAAATGCTGCACCAAGATTTGGAATATCCATGTTGG ATCATCTTCCCACATATATACTGTTTGACAAGGCGACTGAAGTTGCTCGGTTCCCAGAAATTGGAAATGCAACAAAAGTATTTGTGCCAAAAGTTACTAAG AAGCTTCTCTGCCAGCACTTTGATCTTGACAGGCGACTGATTGAATACCTATCTACCTAG
- the LOC124660740 gene encoding homeobox-leucine zipper protein HOX29-like codes for MVTAREAREAAMDPSKYVRYTPEQVEALERLYYECPKPSSLRRQQLVRECAVLANVDPKQIKVWFQNRRCREKQRKESGRLQSLNRKLTAMNKLLMEENDRLQKQVSHLVYENGYYRQQTHSAGLATTDTSCESVVTSGQQNVVVAAPQQQPPPRDASPAGLMSIAEETLTEFLSKATGTAVEWVQMPGMKPGPDSIGIIAISHGCAGVAARACGLVGMEPAKVADILKDRPLWMRDCRSMEVVNVLPAGSNGTIELLYMQLYAPTTLAPARDFWLMRYTSILDDGSLVVCERSLSSKQGGPSMPLVQPFIRGEMLPSGFLIRPSDGGGSVIHIVDHLDLEPWSVPEVVRPLYESSAIIAQKMSMAALRYLRQVVHVDTNSVITGWGRQPAALRALSQKLTRGFNETLSGLADDGWSVIESDGVDDVSISVNTSPSKVIGCNAAFSDGLPIVSTGVLCAKASMLLQDVSPPSLLRFLREHRSQWADSSLDAFFASALKPNFCNLPMSHLGGFSGQVILPLAHTFDPEEFLEVIKIGNASNYQDAVMNRDLFLLQMYNGVDENTIGTCSELIFAPIDASFSDDSPLLPSGFRIIPIDSPLDTSSPNCTLDLASTLEAGTPRSRITGGTGVNSKAVMTIAFQFAFESHLQDSVAAMARQYMRSIISSVQRIALALSSSHLVSHGSSRLLPPVTQEAETLSRWIVQSYRFHFGAELIKSADANSGESVLQALWHHSSAILCCSLKAMSALTFANQSGLDMLETTLAALQDTTLEKVLDDQGTKNLVCADLIANVMEQGFACVQGGTCVSSQGRPASYDKVVAWKVLDDTSGATHCICFAFLGWSFVS; via the exons ATGGTGACGGCGAGGGAGGCCAGGGAGGCGGCGATGGACCCGAGCAAGTACGTGCGGTACACGCCGGAGCAGGTGGAGGCGCTGGAGCGGCTCTACTACGAGTGCCCGAAGCCGAGCTCGCTGCGGCGGCAGCAGCTCGTCAGGGAGTGCGCCGTGCTCGCCAACGTCGACCCCAAGCAGATCAAGGTCTGGTTCCAGAACCGGCGATGCCGCGAGAAGCAGCGCAAGGAGTCGGGGCGGCTGCAGTCGCTCAACCGCAAGCTCACGGCCATGAACAAGCTGCTCATGGAGGAGAACGACCGCCTCCAGAAGCAGGTCTCGCACCTCGTCTACGAGAACGGCTACTACCGCCAGCAGACGCACAGC GCGGGGCTGGCGACGACGGACACGAGCTGCGAGTCGGTCGTCACCAGCGGCCAACAGAACGTCGTCGTGGCGGCGCCGCAGCAACAGCCTCCGCCGCGCGACGCGAGCCCTGCTGG ATTGATGTCTATCGCCGAGGAGACTTTGACGGAGTTTCTGTCCAAGGCCACCGGAACCGCCGTCGAGTGGGTCCAAATGCCTGGGATGAAG CCTGGTCCGGATTCCATTGGAATCATTGCCATCTCGCATGGTTGCGCGGGTGTCGCTGCGCGAGCTTGCGGCCTTGTAGGCATGGAGCCTGCTAAA GTCGCCGACATTCTCAAGGATCGGCCACTGTGGATGCGTGATTGCCGGTCTATGGAGGTAGTGAACGTGCTACCTGCAGGCAGCAATGGCACGATTGAGCTGCTCTACATGCAG CTCTACGCTCCAACGACACTAGCGCCTGCTCGTGATTTCTGGTTGATGCGGTACACCTCTATTCTTGACGATGGAAGTCTAGTG GTCTGTGAAAGATCACTCAGTAGCAAGCAAGGAGGCCCAAGCATGCCCCTTGTCCAGCCGTTTATTAGGGGTGAGATGCTTCCCAGTGGGTTCTTGATCCGTCCGAGTGATGGTGGAGGTAGTGTGATTCACATCGTTGACCACTTGGATCTGGAG CCTTGGAGCGTGCCTGAAGTTGTAAGACCACTGTATGAATCGTCAGCCATTATTGCCCAGAAGATGTCGATGGCG GCACTGCGCTATCTCAGGCAGGTAGTTCACGTAGATACTAATTCTGTAATCACTGGATGGGGCAGACAGCCTGCAGCCTTACGGGCTCTGAGTCAAAAGCTCACAAG AGGTTTCAACGAAACTCTTAGTGGACTTGCTGATGATGGATGGTCTGTAATTGAGAGCGATGGCGTAGATGATGTTTCTATCTCTGTTAATACATCGCCGAGTAAAGTGATAGGTTGCAACGCAGCATTCAGTGATGGTCTACCCATAGTTAGTACTGGTGTTCTTTGTGCGAAGGCGTCGATGCTGCTGCAG GATGTCTCCCCACCATCTCTCCTGCGGTTTTTGCGGGAGCACCGATCACAGTGGGCTGACAGCAGTTTAGATGCATTCTTTGCTTCGGCGCTGAAACCCAATTTCTGCAATTTGCCTATGTCTCATCTTGGGGGATTTAGTGGTCAGGTCATACTTCCTTTAGCACACACGTTTGACCCTGAAGAA TTCTTGGAGGTTATCAAGATAGGAAATGCCAGTAACTATCAAGATGCAGTCATGAATCGTGACCTTTTCCTGTTGCAG ATGTACAATGGAGTAGACGAGAACACGATAGGCACTTGTTCAGAGCTTATCTTTGCACCCATAGATGCATCTTtcagtgatgattctcctctgctgCCTTCTGGTTTTCGCATCATTCCGATTGATTCTCCTCTT GACACATCTAGCCCGAACTGCACACTGGACCTTGCGTCCACCCTTGAGGCTGGAACACCCAGAAGCAGGATAACTGGTGGTACCGGTGTTAACTCGAAGGCTGTGATGACAATTGCATTTCAGTTTGCCTTCGAGAGCCACCTGCAAGACAGCGTTGCGGCCATGGCGCGTCAGTACATGCGCAGCATCATCTCGTCAGTGCAAAGGATAGCGCTGGCGCTGTCATCCTCACACCTCGTGTCTCACGGCAGCAGCCGTCTCCTCCCACCTGTTACTCAGGAGGCAGAGACACTCTCCAGATGGATTGTTCAGAGCTACAG ATTTCACTTTGGGGCTGAGCTCATTAAATCCGCAGATGCTAACAGCGGCGAATCGGTGCTTCAAGCCCTTTGGCATCATAGCAGCGCTATACTATGCTGCTCTCTGAAG GCCATGTCAGCGCTGACATTCGCGAACCAGTCCGGGCTGGACATGCTGGAGACGACTCTGGCAGCGCTCCAGGACACCACCCTGGAGAAAGTCCTGGACGACCAAGGGACGAAGAACCTCGTGTGCGCCGACCTGATCGCCAACGTCATGGAGCAGGGCTTCGCGTGCGTCCAGGGTGGGACCTGTGTGTCGAGTCAGGGCAGGCCAGCGTCGTACGATAAGGTGGTGGCGTGGAAGGTCCTCGACGACACCAGTGGCGCCACCCACTGCATCTGCTTCGCGTTCCTCGGCTGGTCTTTCGTTTCATAG
- the LOC124665558 gene encoding LOW QUALITY PROTEIN: nuclear pore complex protein NUP35-like (The sequence of the model RefSeq protein was modified relative to this genomic sequence to represent the inferred CDS: deleted 1 base in 1 codon), which yields MSATRPDHRRHQSPFLRDLSSPVSSSFRMPPASVRREAQASTPPPPPPLLSLDDLSRHSPSPPPYTPPQAAGSPSPPPTRGGIFSTPLRSNGSPAPAAWWSASREEKARDGSPVDGVVHQQQSPPTPSGQQQQQQQQLQVALITLPPPREVARPEMPRDSVLSTGRVDEEEWVTVFGFLPGDTNLVLREFEKCGIVLRHVLGPRNANWMHILYQSRRDAQKALAKHGQQLNSVLIIGVKQVDPWQRQYLNDSTNENYQGSASVGFPSQPVAPSGFATRNALAPLPSNAMQNGGCNESSRSASGAIASPAKSALSKVMDLMFGL from the exons atgagcGCAACCAGGCCGGACCACCGGCGGCACCAGTCGCCGTTCCTCCGGGACCTCTCCTCCCCGGTATCCTCGTCCTTCCGCATGCCCCCGGCGTCAGTGCGCCGCGAGGCGCAAGCCtccaccccgccgccgcctccgccgctgctCTCCCTCGACGACCTCTCCCGCCACTCA CCGTCCCCGCCGCCCTACACGCCTCCGCAGGCAGCCGGGTCCCCGTCGCCTCCTCCCACCCGCGGCGGAATCTTCTCCACCCCGCTCCGCTCCAACGGGTCCCCCGCCCCCGCGGCCTGGTGGTCCGCCTCCAGGGAGGAGAAGGCTAGGGATGGCTCCCCGGTGGACGGGGTCGTGCATCAGCAGCAGTCCCCGCCGACTCCGTCcgggcagcaacagcagcagcagcaacagctccAGGTGGCGCTTATCACACTTCCGCCGCCCAGGGAGGTTGCGCGTCCCGAGATGCCCAGGGATTCGGTTCTCTCCACTGGCCGTGTCGACGAGGAGGAATGGGTCACCGTTTTCGG TTTTTTGCCTGGTGACACCAACTTGGTACTGCGAGAATTTGAGAAATGTGGGATAGTCTTGAGACATGTTCTTGGTCCGAGGAATGCGAACTGGATGCATATCTTGTATCAG AGCCGTCGTGATGCACAGAAAGCACTCGCCAAACATGGTCAGCAGTTAAACAGTGTTCTTATCATTGGGGTGAAGCAAGTGGATCCATGGCAGAGACAGTATCTGAACGACAGCACcaatgagaactaccaaggcagcgCATCAGTTGGATTTCCATCCCAGCCTGTAGCTCCGAGCGGCTTCGCAACCAGGAATGCACTCGCACCTTTGCCTAGCAATGCCATGCAAAATGGCGGCTGCAACGAGAGCAGCCGCAGTGCTTCTGGAGCCATTGCTTCCCCAGCAAAATCGGCGTTGTCCAAAGTTATGGACCTAATGTTTGGTCTATAA